In one Solanum lycopersicum chromosome 11, SLM_r2.1 genomic region, the following are encoded:
- the LOC101248068 gene encoding receptor homology region, transmembrane domain- and RING domain-containing protein 2-like yields the protein MMNLWVFWYLSVVCFLGCRVLGNVVLVGKNETLSFEDIEANFAPSVRGSGKCGILYVAEPLDACSTLTNKVEPVKNSTHDLFLLIIRGGCSFEDKVRQAQAAGFKAAIIYNDEYGDLVAMAGNSAGVQIPAVFVSRVSGEKMTKYAGDIDVEVWIIPSFENSAWSIMAISFISLLAMSAVLATCFFVRRHRIRRDRPRASRFREFHGMSSHLVKAMPSLIFTSVLEDNCTSVTCAICLEDYIVGDKLRILPCRHKFHAMCVDAWLTSWRTFCPVCKRDARTSNGEPPASESTPLLSSSLASLSSLSSLRSSLASSSAIQIGQGASRSPSVSRPQSISSTPYNHQSLQSYHQSPHLTISRSSLDLQNASSQRSRASYLISPHSLGYPSLSPLNSRYMSPYIPSPGNASSSYIGSSSRHPNPLRHSESTTSFSPFASAQSLPGCES from the exons cTCCCTCAGTAAGAGGATCAGGCAAATGCGGGATATTGTATGTGGCGGAGCCTTTAGATGCCTGCTCGACTTTGACCAACAAGGTTGAACCAGTTAAAAATAGCACCCATGATCTGTTCTTGCTGATAATAAGGGGTGGATGTAGTTTTGAAGATAAAGTCAGACAAGCCCAGGCGGCAGGTTTCAAGGCAGCCATTATCTACAACGATGAATACGGTGATCTAGTTGCAA TGGCAGGAAACTCTGCTGGTGTACAGATACCCGCGGTGTTTGTTTCTAGAGTTTCAGGGGAAAAAATGACAAAGTATGCTGGTGacattgatgttgaagtatggATAATCCCAAGCTTTGAGAACTCTGCCTGGTCCATCATGGCTATATCATTCATTTCGTTACTAGCTATGTCAGCAGTGCTTGCTACCTGTTTCTTTGTCCGTAGACATCGGATACGAAGAGACCGGCCTCGGGCCTCACGCTTTCGTGAATTTCATGGAATGAGTAGTCATTTGGTGAAAGCTATGCCAAGCTTGATATTTACATCAGTTTTGGAGGATAATTGTACATCAGTAACATGTGCTATCTGTCTTGAAGACTATATTGTGGGAGACAAGCTTAGAATTCTTCCTTGCAGGCACA AATTTCATGCTATGTGCGTTGATGCGTGGCTTACATCATGGAGAACGTTTTGCCCCGTCTGTAAACGTGATGCAAGGACTAGCAATGGTGAGCCACCAGCATCAGAATCTACGCCATTGCTTTCTTCTAGTCTAGCTTCTTTATCTTCGTTGTCATCCCTAAGATCATCATTAGCTTCATCATCAGCAATACAAATAGGCCAAGGAGCATCCCGATCCCCTTCAGTTTCTCGTCCTCAATCAATTTCTAGTACTCCTTATAATCATCAGTCGCTTCAGTCCTACCATCAGTCACCTCATCTTACTATAAGCCGCAGTTCACTTGACCTTCAAAATGCGTCTTCCCAGAGATCTCGTGCATCTTATTTGATTTCCCCTCACTCATTGGGCTATCCTTCTTTATCTCCTCTTAATTCAAGATACATGTCACCATATATTCCTAGTCCAGGAAATGCCTCGTCCAGTTATATAGGCTCCTCAAGTCGGCATCCCAACCCACTGCGTCATAGTGAGTCAACTACTAGCTTTTCGCCATTTGCTTCAGCTCAGTCTCTTCCGGGATGTGAGTCATGA